The Microbacterium paraoxydans genome includes a window with the following:
- a CDS encoding glycosyl transferase: MRFVWAVVAFVLAAVLIGAGIAQRTVFVGPSSQEARVDIEEPAPYVLMDGDVLRMNPGAQKVLIRGEGEIFASYGRTADMEAWLSDAEYNHVSVGDDDELLVEHVAAPDPEESDETPAPDDSETPAPEDEESAEPAGRNPAGSDLWLDSFSEKNFLSTDTMQLPEGTSVLIAYDGTEDAPDDIVVSWPLDTRTPLAGPLMVAGGVVLLVGLVLYVLAIRHQRRGRGPRRKGPGPLPTTQPIDVAALPPSEREALEAADGTEPKTPARKDDAEDAEVVDEKPTEGKNAMQSVRPRRRRRLLVVPALGLTAVLAAGCSAESWPEFGDASASPSPSPTVIAPDNQKPPAVTETQADRILGEISETLVKADEEKDLDLAATRLDGTALATRTTDYALREKLPDRPAPAAIPTDDVEVVLPEATDRWPRTVLMLSKSTGDDTVPPVVLTMTQADPWSNYKVTNMAEMSADAAFPEVAASWLGTSLVPADSAFLSVPPDEVAAAFADVVDNGEKSESYGQFDELALNLAKSITDSRQSLVQGLADAGAAETSTAAFDMTPTEEDPVSLTTLDSGAIVAVSVLDVETITPTSSDVVIRFGDNEEAKALTGANESAKGAETTYAFQLFFAVPSQGSSDPIRLLASRQDLVSVKVIK; the protein is encoded by the coding sequence GTGCGTTTCGTATGGGCCGTCGTGGCCTTCGTGCTGGCTGCCGTGCTGATCGGTGCGGGGATCGCCCAACGCACCGTCTTCGTCGGTCCTTCGTCCCAGGAGGCCCGCGTCGACATCGAGGAGCCCGCTCCGTACGTGCTGATGGACGGCGATGTGCTCCGGATGAACCCGGGCGCGCAGAAGGTGCTGATCCGCGGCGAGGGCGAGATCTTCGCGAGCTACGGCCGTACGGCCGACATGGAGGCGTGGCTCTCTGACGCGGAGTACAACCACGTCTCGGTCGGCGACGACGACGAGCTCCTCGTCGAGCACGTCGCGGCCCCGGACCCGGAGGAGTCGGACGAGACCCCCGCGCCGGACGACTCCGAGACCCCCGCGCCGGAGGACGAGGAGTCCGCCGAGCCCGCCGGCCGCAATCCGGCCGGGTCGGACCTGTGGCTCGACTCCTTCAGCGAGAAGAACTTCCTCTCCACCGACACCATGCAGCTCCCCGAGGGGACGAGCGTGCTGATCGCCTACGACGGCACCGAGGACGCGCCGGACGACATCGTCGTCTCCTGGCCGCTGGACACGCGGACCCCGCTCGCCGGTCCGCTCATGGTCGCGGGCGGAGTCGTGCTGCTGGTGGGGCTCGTGCTCTACGTGCTCGCGATCCGCCACCAGCGCCGTGGCCGCGGCCCGCGCCGGAAGGGGCCGGGGCCGCTGCCCACGACCCAGCCGATCGACGTGGCGGCGCTCCCGCCGTCCGAGCGGGAGGCGCTGGAGGCCGCGGACGGCACGGAGCCGAAGACTCCGGCGCGGAAGGACGACGCGGAGGACGCGGAGGTCGTCGACGAGAAGCCCACGGAGGGGAAGAACGCCATGCAGAGTGTGCGCCCGCGCCGTCGTCGGCGTCTGCTCGTCGTGCCCGCGCTCGGTCTGACCGCGGTGCTGGCCGCCGGCTGCAGCGCCGAGTCCTGGCCGGAGTTCGGGGATGCCTCTGCGTCGCCGTCGCCGAGCCCCACCGTCATCGCGCCCGACAACCAGAAACCCCCGGCGGTCACCGAGACGCAGGCCGACCGCATCCTCGGGGAGATCTCCGAGACGCTGGTGAAGGCCGACGAGGAGAAGGACCTCGATCTCGCGGCGACCCGCCTGGACGGGACCGCTTTGGCGACCCGCACCACCGACTACGCCCTGCGGGAGAAGCTGCCCGACCGCCCCGCACCGGCGGCGATCCCGACCGACGACGTCGAGGTCGTGCTTCCGGAGGCGACCGACCGCTGGCCGCGCACCGTCCTCATGCTCTCGAAGAGCACCGGCGACGACACCGTGCCGCCCGTGGTCCTCACCATGACGCAGGCGGACCCCTGGTCCAACTACAAGGTGACGAACATGGCCGAGATGTCCGCCGACGCGGCCTTCCCCGAGGTGGCGGCGAGCTGGCTCGGCACCTCCCTCGTCCCCGCGGACTCCGCGTTCCTGTCGGTGCCCCCGGACGAGGTCGCCGCCGCCTTCGCGGACGTCGTCGACAACGGGGAGAAGAGCGAGTCGTACGGGCAGTTCGACGAGCTGGCACTCAACCTCGCGAAGTCGATCACCGACAGCCGCCAGAGCCTGGTGCAGGGGCTGGCCGACGCCGGTGCCGCGGAGACCTCGACGGCGGCCTTCGACATGACGCCGACGGAGGAGGACCCGGTCTCCCTGACGACCCTGGACAGCGGTGCCATCGTCGCCGTCTCCGTGCTGGACGTCGAGACGATCACTCCCACCTCGTCCGATGTGGTGATCCGCTTCGGCGACAACGAGGAGGCCAAGGCCCTCACCGGTGCCAACGAGTCCGCCAAGGGCGCCGAGACGACCTATGCATTCCAGCTGTTCTTCGCCGTCCCCTCGCAGGGATCGAGCGACCCGATC